A stretch of the Vibrio aquimaris genome encodes the following:
- a CDS encoding DUF3302 domain-containing protein, which produces MFLDYFALGLLIFVALVIFYAIIIIHDIPYEIAKERQHPHQDAIHYAGWVSLFTLHAIWPFLWIWATLWRKERGWGFQRLEEEQHDIHHRMDLLSEQLNRLQQQIDTMTSPVEQSSVASTDNNEEKQ; this is translated from the coding sequence ATGTTTTTGGATTACTTCGCACTAGGTCTACTGATCTTTGTCGCGCTAGTTATATTCTACGCCATAATAATCATTCACGATATACCTTATGAAATCGCTAAGGAAAGGCAACATCCTCATCAAGACGCCATACATTACGCAGGTTGGGTGAGTTTATTTACCCTACATGCTATCTGGCCATTTCTTTGGATTTGGGCAACCTTATGGCGCAAAGAACGAGGTTGGGGTTTCCAAAGGCTGGAAGAAGAACAACACGATATACATCACAGGATGGATCTCCTCAGTGAACAGCTCAATCGCTTACAACAACAAATTGATACTATGACCTCCCCAGTTGAGCAATCATCCGTTGCGAGCACAGACAACAACGAGGAGAAACAATAA